A region of Pyxidicoccus parkwaysis DNA encodes the following proteins:
- a CDS encoding OmpA family protein has translation MRDVEEDVFLRRNHLWLGGLAVLWASSVQAQAQRIPSVELERLQLNPGARDSLVLSTGDLLGKGEYRLAFTAHYENEPLVLLQNDERQGVIVTDRVTVHLSGAYAVTDWLELGAQVPVVAQWGPDTSPLGVATPDTAALGTPWLQGRAGILSERNDAPLDLGVHLGVALPLGNADTLTKDDGFVFSPRLGAGKSLGGTWRVGADVGALVRTKTYALSPNTKPLRDEMGVEMNGGVNLSAGLFGLKEEVVVRGTLPVADAPESLEVLLGLRAPTGNGSEVYLMGGPGFGQTPGTPNFRVLAGINFGTDSHAARRCVEGQPYEVSQCPDLDADGDGVKNVADRCPSTKGLAQLNGCADGDDDNDGILNLADRCASQPENVNGFEDEDGCPDDPDTDKDGIADSKDACPKQAEDLDSFEDTDGCPDLDNDKDGIADARDACMNEAGPKENRGCPDKDRDGDTIVDRLDNCPDEPGTVKNNGCKEKQLAQIGEGQIRILETVYFENNKDVIAQRSYKLLDNVASILGTHPEIEKMRIEGHTDNTGKAEYNLDLSQRRAEAVVKYLVDKKVARERLEPKGFGPEKPIADNKTKEGRAKNRRVEFHIVGDAEGVTTQQGNPSADTIEK, from the coding sequence ATGCGAGACGTGGAGGAAGACGTGTTTCTACGCAGGAATCATCTTTGGCTCGGGGGACTGGCGGTCCTCTGGGCATCCAGTGTCCAGGCCCAGGCTCAGCGCATCCCCAGCGTGGAACTGGAGCGCTTGCAGCTCAACCCCGGCGCGCGGGACAGCCTCGTGCTGTCCACCGGCGACCTTCTGGGCAAGGGCGAGTATCGCCTCGCCTTCACCGCGCACTACGAGAACGAGCCTCTCGTGCTGCTGCAGAATGACGAGCGGCAGGGCGTCATCGTCACGGACCGCGTGACGGTGCACCTGAGCGGCGCGTACGCCGTCACCGACTGGCTGGAGCTCGGCGCGCAGGTGCCCGTGGTGGCCCAGTGGGGCCCGGACACCTCGCCGCTGGGCGTGGCCACGCCGGACACGGCGGCCCTCGGAACCCCGTGGCTGCAGGGCCGCGCGGGCATCCTGTCCGAGCGCAATGACGCACCGCTGGACCTCGGCGTGCACCTGGGCGTGGCGCTGCCCCTGGGCAACGCCGACACGCTCACCAAGGACGACGGCTTCGTCTTCTCGCCGCGCCTGGGCGCCGGCAAGTCGCTGGGCGGCACCTGGCGCGTGGGCGCGGACGTGGGCGCGCTGGTGCGCACCAAGACGTACGCGCTGTCCCCCAACACAAAGCCGCTTCGCGACGAGATGGGCGTGGAGATGAACGGCGGCGTGAACCTCTCCGCCGGCCTCTTCGGCCTCAAGGAGGAAGTGGTGGTGCGCGGCACCCTGCCGGTGGCGGACGCGCCGGAGTCCCTGGAGGTGCTGCTCGGCCTGCGCGCGCCCACCGGCAACGGCTCCGAGGTCTACCTCATGGGCGGCCCCGGCTTCGGCCAGACGCCCGGCACCCCCAACTTCCGCGTGCTCGCGGGCATCAACTTCGGCACGGACTCCCACGCGGCGCGCCGCTGTGTGGAGGGCCAGCCCTACGAGGTCTCCCAGTGTCCCGACCTGGACGCTGACGGCGACGGCGTGAAGAACGTCGCGGACCGCTGCCCGTCCACCAAGGGCCTCGCCCAGCTCAACGGCTGCGCCGACGGCGACGATGACAACGACGGCATCCTCAACCTCGCGGACCGCTGCGCCTCCCAGCCGGAGAACGTGAACGGCTTCGAGGACGAGGACGGCTGCCCGGATGACCCGGACACCGACAAGGACGGCATCGCCGACTCGAAGGACGCCTGCCCCAAGCAGGCGGAGGACCTGGACAGCTTCGAGGACACCGACGGCTGCCCCGACCTGGACAACGACAAGGACGGCATCGCCGACGCGCGCGACGCCTGCATGAACGAGGCGGGCCCGAAGGAGAACCGCGGCTGCCCGGACAAGGACCGCGACGGCGACACCATCGTGGACCGCCTGGACAACTGCCCGGACGAGCCCGGCACAGTGAAGAACAACGGCTGCAAGGAGAAGCAGCTCGCGCAGATTGGCGAGGGGCAGATCCGCATCCTGGAGACGGTCTACTTCGAGAACAACAAGGACGTCATCGCCCAGCGCAGCTACAAGCTGCTCGACAACGTGGCGAGCATCCTCGGCACCCACCCCGAAATCGAGAAGATGCGCATCGAGGGCCACACCGACAACACGGGCAAGGCCGAGTACAACCTCGACCTGTCGCAGCGCCGCGCCGAGGCGGTGGTGAAGTACCTCGTCGACAAGAAGGTGGCGCGCGAGCGCCTGGAGCCGAAGGGCTTCGGTCCCGAGAAGCCCATCGCGGACAACAAGACCAAGGAAGGCCGCGCGAAGAACCGCCGCGTGGAGTTCCACATCGTCGGTGATGCCGAGGGCGTGACGACGCAGCAGGGCAACCCCTCCGCCGACACCATCGAGAAGTGA
- a CDS encoding tetratricopeptide repeat protein, with the protein MIRPWTLALLLPLACKEPEVAAVQNRAQQAQAALAEGRAYLEKNEPGQALSALRRAANAAPESAEPLLLMARAHRLAGNEGAAILALKQAKSLVGDDPSIQRELADLYLQDGHTADALSALVGLRDSGALPDADVLRLARIQAREGQIDAAFKTLEGILRDSPDDPEAKSTEAEVLLLKGDELLAANLMDRLLQQDPALTSARLLRAKYFLNSGFPEMAEADLGAVQAPESARSDVVSLRARVLMVLGRPAEAEVALKKLVEAEPQNADALAWLAEAALVQGRRADAQGLVDRALQLRPRLARALYVRGRVQEDQGDRRGAEESYRFALSAEPRFAPAYSRMAQMHLKADRKTDAQVALERLLTLGDASLDEKAQLASLYAAQQTKVPQGLKLIEEALKRSPENEEYLRTQKALQALVPKPKKRPTGPVIIRGRGR; encoded by the coding sequence TTGATCCGTCCCTGGACCCTGGCGCTTCTCCTCCCGCTTGCTTGCAAGGAGCCGGAGGTCGCCGCCGTCCAGAACCGCGCGCAGCAGGCCCAGGCCGCCCTGGCGGAAGGCCGTGCGTACCTGGAGAAGAACGAGCCCGGCCAGGCCCTGTCCGCGCTGCGCCGTGCCGCCAACGCCGCCCCGGAGAGCGCCGAGCCCCTGCTCCTCATGGCCCGGGCCCACCGCCTCGCGGGCAATGAGGGCGCGGCCATCCTCGCCCTCAAGCAGGCCAAGTCCCTGGTGGGGGACGACCCCTCCATCCAGCGCGAGCTGGCGGACCTGTACCTCCAGGACGGCCACACCGCGGACGCGCTCAGCGCCCTCGTCGGCCTGCGCGACTCGGGTGCGCTGCCGGATGCGGATGTGCTCCGGCTGGCCCGCATCCAGGCGCGAGAGGGGCAGATTGACGCCGCCTTCAAGACGCTGGAGGGCATCCTCCGCGACAGCCCGGACGACCCCGAGGCCAAGTCCACCGAGGCCGAGGTGCTGCTCCTCAAGGGCGACGAGCTGCTCGCGGCCAACCTGATGGACCGGCTGCTGCAGCAGGACCCGGCGCTGACGTCCGCGCGGCTCTTGCGCGCGAAGTACTTCCTCAACAGCGGCTTCCCGGAGATGGCGGAGGCGGACCTGGGCGCGGTGCAGGCCCCGGAGTCGGCGCGCTCGGACGTCGTCAGCCTGCGCGCGCGCGTGCTGATGGTGCTGGGGCGCCCCGCGGAGGCCGAGGTCGCCCTGAAGAAGCTGGTGGAGGCCGAGCCGCAGAATGCCGATGCCCTCGCGTGGCTCGCGGAGGCCGCGCTGGTGCAGGGGCGCCGCGCGGATGCGCAGGGGCTGGTGGACCGGGCGCTGCAACTGCGGCCCCGGCTGGCGCGGGCGCTGTACGTGCGCGGCCGCGTGCAGGAGGACCAGGGAGACCGGCGCGGCGCCGAGGAGAGCTACCGCTTCGCGCTGTCGGCGGAGCCGCGCTTCGCGCCCGCGTACTCGCGCATGGCGCAGATGCACCTGAAGGCGGACCGGAAGACGGACGCCCAGGTGGCGCTGGAGCGGCTGCTCACGCTGGGCGACGCCTCGCTGGATGAAAAGGCGCAGCTCGCCTCGCTCTACGCGGCCCAGCAGACGAAGGTGCCGCAGGGGCTGAAGCTCATCGAGGAGGCGCTGAAGCGCAGCCCGGAGAACGAGGAGTACCTGCGCACGCAGAAGGCCCTCCAGGCGCTGGTGCCGAAGCCGAAGAAGCGCCCCACGGGCCCTGTCATCATCCGCGGCCGAGGCCGCTGA
- a CDS encoding GlxA family transcriptional regulator: MKRAPQRPRPTASARPGARGQPLRIALLAFDDAQVLDITGPLEVFGRASRWLREEHGATGDRYTLELISAHGSVLRSSSGLRLVADAVIPRRSTRDPIDTLLIAGGRGVRHVAEDKHVLAWVREQAPRVRRLASVCTGAFVLAAAGLLDGRRAVTHWSECEQLARLHPRVTVEQDPIFIRDGHVYTSAGVTAGMDLALALVEEDCGKDLAMAVARELVLFLRRPGGQSQFSVQLSTQSAERAPLRDLQAWMADHPGEDLRIPALARRAAMSERHFRRAFTAEVGCPPARFVEQVRVEAARRALEDTTDGVDAIADRLGFGTSESMRRAFTRMLHISPTAYRERFRAAEPRRHQT; encoded by the coding sequence ATGAAGCGAGCACCCCAGCGTCCACGGCCCACCGCGTCCGCGCGTCCCGGAGCCCGGGGCCAGCCCCTGCGCATCGCGCTGCTCGCGTTCGATGACGCGCAGGTGCTCGACATCACCGGCCCGCTGGAAGTCTTCGGCCGCGCGTCCCGCTGGCTCCGCGAGGAGCACGGGGCCACCGGGGACCGGTACACGCTGGAGCTCATCAGCGCGCACGGCTCCGTGCTGCGCTCGTCCTCGGGCCTGCGCCTCGTCGCGGACGCGGTGATTCCGCGCAGGAGCACGCGAGACCCCATCGACACGCTCCTCATCGCCGGAGGACGCGGTGTACGGCACGTCGCGGAGGACAAGCACGTCCTCGCCTGGGTGCGCGAGCAGGCGCCGCGTGTGCGGAGGCTCGCGTCCGTCTGCACCGGTGCCTTCGTGCTCGCCGCCGCCGGCCTCCTCGACGGCCGCCGCGCCGTCACCCACTGGAGCGAGTGCGAGCAGCTCGCGCGCCTCCATCCACGCGTCACCGTGGAGCAGGACCCCATCTTCATCCGCGACGGGCACGTCTACACCTCGGCCGGAGTCACCGCGGGCATGGACCTCGCGCTGGCCCTGGTGGAGGAGGACTGCGGCAAAGACCTCGCCATGGCCGTGGCGCGCGAGCTGGTCCTCTTCCTCCGCCGTCCCGGAGGTCAGTCGCAGTTCAGCGTGCAGCTCTCCACCCAGAGCGCCGAGCGCGCACCCCTGCGCGACCTCCAGGCCTGGATGGCGGACCACCCCGGCGAGGACCTGCGCATCCCCGCGCTGGCCCGCCGCGCCGCGATGAGCGAGCGCCACTTCCGCCGCGCCTTCACCGCCGAGGTCGGCTGTCCTCCCGCCCGCTTCGTCGAGCAGGTCCGCGTGGAGGCCGCGCGCCGCGCCCTGGAGGACACCACCGACGGCGTGGATGCCATCGCCGACCGCCTGGGCTTCGGCACCTCCGAGTCCATGCGCCGCGCCTTCACCCGCATGCTGCACATCAGCCCCACCGCCTACCGCGAGCGCTTCCGCGCCGCAGAACCCAGGAGACACCAGACATGA
- a CDS encoding DUF4215 domain-containing protein, with product MNTRTLFKAAALALALVSTLTGCETEVPQQQQSSTPTPVLVSQASSALVGDGRIQPGEQCDDGNTVSGDGCSATGTIESGYLCHVPGRACSLASLCGNGVTNPGEACDDGNTTVENNGCSATCDLSLCGNGAFNNRPYPNFDQEICDDGNRFEGDGCSRQCEVEPGYACAGSPSRCVLAGVAVFNTGVDQNNRRLETGADPHWFYSGTTTGAATDVRDAEDWPQEIQTARYMRAPLGQHTCVYQDFIVPSTTKIANFRLRLATFNDNAFDGARVNGTAFTPTVVNDPGGQPWQKNIFREFGTTAPWRTGLNRIELCNDNEETEPNAFRYLFVDAYDDRCGDGAVSPREECDDGNTANNDGCSATCAIEAGYGCAGSPSSCARTCGNGLLNPGEQCDDGNTNSNDGCNASCRVEAGHACPTPGQACVATCGNGTVDAGEQCDDGNINGSDGCSAACRIERGYECVGTSPSVCTPLCGNGTLNPGELCDDGNTRSNDGCSVACTLELGYSCPTPGQACTQTCGNGTVNPGEQCDDGNLNSGDGCATECRVEPGYACSAPASGPSVCTLSCGNGTLDANETCDDGNTNNNDGCNQGCRVETGYSCSGAPSACQTVCGDGIRTGNEACDDGNTNNGDGCNSTCTVVEPPYTCPTPGQACVLTCGNGTLQSGEQCDDGNQTSNDGCSSTCAQESGYSCIGQPSVCTTSCGDGVVAGNEVCDDGNLSSGDTCSPRCLWEIGQACMASGVCDSGYCNPVTDRCAAPTGCGNGNIDEGEQCDDGNATGLDGCSASCGVETGYSCTGNPSVCAVTCGDGVKAASEACDDGNTTAGDGCSATCKIESGYGCQNTGVVSFFTRLGRSQCTQVTDVNAPVLPASAIQASLTVPGRYRMHYVSGAVSYSGTTTWYPGVFGVNANPGNGTQSFSQGFVKDNGTAAATRAAAMTLGFPLKRDFDAATGDVRLALVDVDCDQNNNTETAVTYRVDALSICQLLPVLTQPTPGGTSGPGIGGTGTPGATIDVYVDGGTTPACTAVVDATGHWTCTLTGVPDGSHSLELTSTTLSATETAPAVTVTIATDTTAPPAPVITGPKDGSVTNDSTPTISGTAEAGTTVTVREGNTVVCTAVVSDTGTWSCVPASPLADGAHTVTATATDSSGNTSPVSAPDRFTIDTQAPDTSIPRGPGPRTNNGDSSFQYASTEDGVHYECSLDGAAYVACENSYDVGLGEHTLRVRSVDSAGNVDASPAVYNWTVEEITRAFAGGGCSAAPASSGLALLALLGLRRRNRRSDGARK from the coding sequence ATGAATACCCGAACCCTCTTCAAGGCAGCGGCACTGGCGCTCGCGCTGGTGTCCACGCTGACGGGCTGCGAGACGGAAGTCCCGCAGCAGCAGCAGTCCTCCACCCCCACCCCCGTCCTGGTCAGCCAGGCGTCGTCGGCCCTCGTGGGCGACGGCCGCATCCAGCCGGGCGAGCAGTGTGACGACGGCAACACGGTGTCCGGCGACGGCTGTTCCGCCACCGGCACCATCGAGTCCGGCTACCTGTGTCACGTCCCCGGCCGCGCCTGTTCGCTGGCGAGCCTGTGCGGCAACGGCGTCACCAACCCCGGTGAGGCCTGCGACGACGGCAACACCACCGTCGAGAACAACGGCTGCTCCGCCACCTGCGACCTGTCGCTGTGCGGCAACGGCGCCTTCAACAACCGCCCGTACCCCAACTTCGACCAGGAAATCTGCGACGACGGCAACCGCTTCGAGGGCGACGGCTGCAGCCGCCAGTGCGAAGTGGAGCCCGGCTACGCCTGCGCGGGCAGCCCCAGCCGCTGCGTGCTGGCGGGCGTGGCGGTGTTCAACACCGGCGTGGACCAGAACAACCGCCGCCTCGAGACTGGCGCGGACCCGCACTGGTTCTACTCGGGCACGACGACGGGCGCCGCCACCGACGTGCGCGACGCGGAGGACTGGCCGCAGGAAATCCAGACGGCGCGCTACATGCGGGCGCCCCTGGGTCAACACACCTGCGTGTACCAGGACTTCATCGTCCCCTCGACGACGAAGATCGCCAACTTCCGCCTGCGCCTGGCCACGTTCAACGACAACGCCTTTGACGGCGCGCGTGTGAATGGCACCGCCTTCACGCCCACCGTGGTGAACGACCCGGGCGGCCAGCCCTGGCAGAAGAACATCTTCCGCGAGTTCGGCACCACCGCGCCCTGGCGCACGGGCCTCAACCGCATCGAGCTGTGCAACGACAACGAGGAGACGGAGCCCAACGCGTTCCGCTACCTCTTCGTGGACGCGTACGACGACCGCTGCGGCGACGGCGCGGTGTCCCCCCGCGAGGAGTGCGACGACGGCAACACCGCCAACAACGACGGCTGCAGCGCCACCTGCGCCATCGAGGCGGGCTATGGCTGCGCGGGCTCGCCCAGCTCCTGCGCCCGCACGTGCGGCAACGGCCTGCTGAACCCCGGTGAGCAGTGCGACGACGGCAACACCAACAGCAACGACGGCTGCAACGCGAGCTGCCGCGTCGAGGCCGGCCATGCCTGCCCCACCCCGGGCCAGGCCTGCGTGGCGACGTGCGGCAACGGCACCGTCGACGCCGGTGAGCAGTGCGACGACGGCAACATCAACGGCTCGGACGGCTGCTCCGCGGCGTGCCGCATCGAGCGCGGCTACGAGTGCGTGGGCACCAGCCCCTCCGTGTGCACCCCGCTGTGCGGCAACGGCACGCTGAACCCCGGCGAGCTGTGCGACGACGGCAACACCCGCTCCAACGACGGCTGCTCCGTCGCCTGCACGCTGGAGCTGGGCTACTCCTGCCCCACTCCGGGCCAGGCCTGCACGCAGACGTGCGGCAACGGCACCGTCAACCCCGGTGAGCAGTGCGATGACGGCAACCTGAACTCGGGCGACGGCTGCGCCACCGAGTGCCGCGTCGAGCCGGGCTACGCGTGCAGCGCCCCGGCCAGCGGCCCGTCCGTGTGCACCCTGTCGTGCGGCAACGGCACGCTGGACGCCAACGAGACGTGCGACGACGGCAACACCAACAACAACGACGGCTGCAACCAGGGCTGCCGCGTGGAGACGGGCTACAGCTGCTCGGGCGCGCCCAGCGCCTGCCAGACCGTCTGCGGCGACGGCATCCGCACCGGCAACGAGGCGTGCGACGACGGCAACACCAACAACGGCGACGGCTGCAACTCGACCTGCACCGTCGTGGAGCCGCCCTACACGTGCCCCACCCCGGGCCAGGCCTGCGTGCTCACGTGCGGCAACGGCACCCTCCAGTCCGGCGAGCAGTGCGACGACGGAAACCAGACCAGCAACGACGGGTGCAGCAGCACCTGCGCCCAGGAGAGCGGCTACTCGTGCATCGGCCAGCCCAGCGTCTGCACCACCTCCTGCGGTGACGGCGTCGTCGCCGGCAACGAGGTGTGCGACGACGGCAACCTGAGCAGCGGCGACACCTGCTCGCCGCGCTGCCTGTGGGAGATTGGCCAGGCGTGCATGGCCTCCGGCGTCTGCGACAGCGGCTACTGCAACCCCGTCACGGACCGCTGCGCCGCCCCCACCGGCTGCGGCAACGGCAACATCGACGAGGGCGAGCAGTGCGACGACGGCAACGCCACCGGCCTGGACGGCTGCTCCGCGTCGTGCGGAGTCGAGACGGGCTACAGCTGCACCGGCAACCCGTCGGTGTGCGCGGTGACGTGCGGTGACGGCGTCAAGGCGGCCTCCGAGGCGTGCGACGACGGCAACACCACCGCGGGCGACGGCTGCAGCGCCACCTGCAAAATCGAGAGTGGCTACGGCTGCCAGAACACCGGCGTGGTCAGCTTCTTCACCCGCCTGGGCCGCAGCCAGTGCACGCAGGTAACGGACGTCAACGCCCCTGTCCTGCCGGCGAGCGCCATCCAGGCCTCGCTGACCGTCCCGGGCCGCTACCGGATGCACTACGTGTCCGGCGCCGTCAGCTACTCGGGCACCACGACCTGGTACCCCGGCGTCTTCGGCGTCAACGCCAACCCGGGCAACGGGACGCAGTCCTTCTCGCAGGGCTTCGTCAAGGACAACGGCACCGCCGCGGCCACGCGCGCCGCCGCCATGACGCTGGGCTTCCCGCTGAAGCGTGACTTCGACGCGGCCACGGGCGACGTGCGCCTGGCCCTGGTGGACGTCGACTGCGACCAGAACAACAACACGGAGACGGCGGTGACGTACCGCGTGGACGCGCTGTCCATCTGCCAGCTCCTCCCCGTGCTCACCCAGCCGACCCCGGGCGGCACCTCGGGTCCGGGCATCGGCGGCACCGGCACGCCGGGCGCCACCATCGACGTGTATGTCGACGGCGGCACCACCCCGGCCTGCACCGCCGTGGTGGACGCCACCGGCCACTGGACGTGCACGCTGACGGGCGTGCCGGACGGCTCTCACTCGCTGGAGCTCACCTCCACCACGCTGAGCGCCACGGAGACGGCTCCGGCGGTGACGGTCACCATCGCCACCGACACCACCGCGCCTCCGGCGCCGGTCATCACCGGCCCGAAGGACGGCTCGGTGACGAACGACTCCACGCCGACGATTTCCGGCACCGCGGAGGCGGGCACCACGGTGACGGTGCGCGAGGGCAACACGGTGGTGTGCACGGCCGTCGTCAGCGACACCGGGACGTGGAGCTGCGTGCCGGCCTCGCCCCTGGCGGACGGCGCCCACACCGTGACGGCCACCGCCACCGACAGCTCGGGCAACACGAGCCCGGTCTCGGCGCCGGACCGCTTCACCATCGACACCCAGGCGCCGGACACCAGCATCCCGCGTGGCCCGGGCCCCCGCACCAACAACGGGGACTCCTCGTTCCAGTACGCCTCCACCGAGGACGGCGTGCACTACGAGTGCAGCCTGGACGGCGCCGCCTACGTCGCCTGCGAGAACAGCTACGACGTCGGCCTGGGCGAGCACACCCTGCGCGTGCGCTCGGTTGACTCGGCCGGAAACGTGGACGCCTCCCCGGCCGTCTACAACTGGACGGTCGAGGAAATCACCCGCGCCTTCGCGGGTGGTGGCTGCAGCGCGGCGCCGGCCTCGTCCGG
- a CDS encoding DJ-1/PfpI family protein, with translation MTRIGIVLFDGAEELDYAGPWEVFAAAAYLRPELDIDVRTYSKDGNPIRSAKGLRVIPHASFADAPRLDVVLAPGGDGRKREMNDARMLSWLREKGAEAKWNTSVCTGAFLLHAAGLSTGRRMTTHWSAVEELRARGDVTVLDGVRYVRDGNVVSAAGVSAGIDMSLWLVGQLWDPAFARQVQRYIQYEPAPPYAAEA, from the coding sequence ATGACCCGCATCGGCATCGTGCTGTTCGACGGAGCAGAGGAGCTCGACTACGCCGGCCCGTGGGAGGTCTTCGCCGCCGCCGCGTACCTCCGCCCCGAGCTGGACATCGACGTCCGCACGTACTCGAAGGACGGCAACCCCATCCGCAGCGCCAAGGGCCTGCGCGTGATTCCCCACGCAAGCTTCGCGGACGCCCCGCGCCTGGACGTGGTGCTCGCGCCCGGAGGCGACGGCCGCAAGCGGGAGATGAACGACGCGCGGATGCTCTCGTGGCTCCGCGAGAAGGGCGCGGAGGCGAAGTGGAACACCAGCGTCTGCACCGGGGCCTTCCTGCTGCATGCGGCGGGGCTCTCCACCGGCCGCCGCATGACGACGCACTGGAGCGCCGTGGAGGAATTGCGCGCCCGGGGCGACGTCACCGTGCTCGACGGCGTGCGCTACGTCCGCGACGGCAACGTCGTCTCCGCGGCGGGCGTGTCCGCCGGCATCGACATGTCCCTGTGGCTGGTGGGACAGCTCTGGGACCCGGCCTTCGCGCGACAGGTCCAGCGCTACATCCAATACGAGCCCGCGCCGCCGTACGCGGCGGAGGCCTGA
- a CDS encoding M16 family metallopeptidase, producing the protein MSFNSFRDVLPSGLRVVTVETPHLHTALLAIYVRTGSRHEAEANNGVSHFLEHLFFRGSEGWPDTVKMNAAVEEVGGNLNGVTTRDHGYYYTPIHPAHLRVGMDILGDMLTRPRLTDMEVERQIILEEMLDEVDEKGRDIDLDNLSQRLLFPGHPLALKIAGTRESVTALTHAQVLEHFAKHYVAGNLVVTAAGRVNRQEVLEMTERAFARLPLGPGNIEVAPPSTPSGPKLHFVAHDESQTEFRINFRTVPDRHEDQPALQIIRRLLDDGLSSRLPFEIVERRGLAYSVHASLDTYHDAGLFEIEAASAPEKAAQVVEESFRVLGALCDTEVGEEELSRAKRRHRMLLEFAQDSPGELAGWFGVNELFNAPESFSHRADLVDAQSAARVREVARRYFTRDNLTVVAVGQRKGLKALERVVQEAPGLAAPKAPETPVLAAVSGLGRG; encoded by the coding sequence ATGAGCTTCAATTCGTTCCGGGACGTGCTGCCCTCCGGGCTGCGCGTCGTCACCGTCGAGACGCCCCACCTCCACACGGCCCTGCTCGCCATCTACGTGCGGACGGGCAGCCGTCACGAGGCTGAGGCCAACAATGGCGTCAGCCACTTCCTGGAGCACCTCTTCTTCCGCGGCAGCGAGGGCTGGCCGGACACGGTGAAGATGAACGCGGCCGTCGAGGAAGTCGGCGGCAACCTCAACGGCGTCACCACCCGGGACCACGGGTACTACTACACGCCCATCCACCCCGCGCACCTGCGCGTGGGCATGGACATCCTCGGCGACATGCTCACCCGCCCCCGCCTCACCGACATGGAGGTGGAGCGGCAAATCATCCTCGAGGAGATGCTGGACGAGGTGGACGAGAAGGGCCGCGACATCGACCTGGACAACCTCTCGCAGCGGCTGCTCTTCCCCGGCCACCCGCTGGCCCTGAAGATTGCCGGCACCCGCGAGTCGGTCACCGCCCTCACCCACGCGCAGGTGTTGGAGCACTTCGCGAAGCACTACGTCGCCGGCAACCTCGTCGTCACCGCCGCGGGCCGCGTCAACCGGCAGGAGGTGCTGGAGATGACCGAGCGCGCCTTCGCCCGCCTGCCGCTCGGTCCGGGCAACATCGAAGTGGCGCCGCCCTCGACGCCGTCCGGCCCGAAGCTGCACTTCGTGGCGCACGACGAGTCGCAGACGGAGTTCCGCATCAACTTCCGCACCGTGCCGGACCGGCACGAGGACCAGCCCGCGCTGCAAATCATCCGGCGCCTGCTGGATGACGGACTGTCGTCACGCCTGCCCTTCGAAATCGTGGAGCGGCGGGGGCTGGCGTACTCCGTCCATGCGTCGCTGGACACGTACCACGACGCGGGCCTCTTCGAGATTGAAGCCGCCAGCGCGCCGGAGAAGGCGGCGCAGGTGGTGGAGGAGTCCTTCCGCGTGCTCGGCGCCCTCTGCGACACCGAGGTGGGCGAGGAGGAATTGTCCCGCGCGAAGCGGCGTCACCGCATGCTGCTGGAGTTCGCCCAGGACTCGCCGGGCGAGCTGGCCGGCTGGTTCGGCGTCAACGAGCTCTTCAACGCGCCCGAGTCCTTCAGCCACCGCGCGGACCTGGTGGACGCGCAGTCCGCCGCGCGCGTGCGCGAGGTGGCGCGCCGCTACTTCACCCGGGACAACCTCACGGTGGTGGCGGTGGGCCAGCGCAAGGGCCTGAAGGCCCTGGAGCGCGTGGTGCAGGAAGCCCCGGGCCTCGCGGCGCCCAAGGCTCCGGAGACTCCGGTGCTGGCGGCCGTCAGCGGCCTCGGCCGCGGATGA